A window from Campylobacter concisus encodes these proteins:
- a CDS encoding NAD(P)/FAD-dependent oxidoreductase, which produces MVNVYDLIVVGGGPCGIASVVEAKRNGLNNVLLLEKGDNHSQTIRKFYKDNKRVDKEYKGQDSTIHGVVSFEDGTKESTLDYFDKLLDTEKIEAFFNSEVESVKKDGENFKVTTSKAVYEAKNVMISIGKMGRPNKPDYKIPPSLNSVVNFNLDSCTNGEKVLVVGGGNSAVEYAIELCQYNKTTIAYRKDNFSRVNETNLSALWELEKHGKIKVRLNHDIKEIDNESGKVRVHYENGKIRVYDRVVYAIGGSSPVDFLQKCQIKIDEKGTPIVDSNYQSSVPGLYVGGDIVLKNGGSIVVALNHAHHVIKDILKGKA; this is translated from the coding sequence ATGGTAAATGTTTATGATCTAATCGTTGTTGGTGGCGGACCTTGCGGGATTGCTAGCGTAGTTGAGGCAAAAAGAAATGGCTTAAACAATGTTTTGCTTCTTGAAAAAGGTGATAATCACAGCCAGACGATAAGAAAATTTTATAAAGATAATAAACGCGTAGATAAAGAGTATAAAGGGCAAGATAGCACGATACATGGCGTAGTTTCATTTGAGGATGGCACGAAAGAGAGCACGCTTGATTATTTTGACAAGCTGCTTGATACTGAAAAGATTGAAGCTTTTTTTAACTCTGAAGTAGAGAGCGTGAAAAAAGATGGAGAAAATTTTAAAGTAACTACCTCAAAAGCCGTCTATGAAGCTAAAAATGTGATGATATCAATTGGCAAAATGGGACGACCAAATAAGCCTGATTATAAAATTCCGCCTTCACTAAACTCGGTTGTAAATTTTAACCTTGATAGCTGTACAAACGGCGAAAAGGTGCTTGTTGTAGGTGGCGGAAACTCAGCAGTTGAGTATGCGATCGAGCTTTGCCAATACAATAAAACCACAATCGCTTATAGAAAAGATAATTTTAGCCGCGTAAATGAGACAAATTTAAGCGCGCTTTGGGAGCTAGAAAAGCACGGTAAGATAAAAGTTAGGCTAAATCACGATATAAAAGAGATAGATAACGAATCAGGCAAAGTTAGAGTGCATTACGAAAATGGCAAAATTCGCGTTTATGACAGAGTTGTCTATGCAATAGGCGGCTCAAGTCCGGTTGATTTTTTACAAAAATGTCAGATAAAAATTGATGAAAAAGGCACTCCAATAGTTGATAGCAACTACCAAAGTAGCGTACCAGGACTTTATGTGGGTGGTGACATCGTGCTAAAAAATGGCGGCTCAATAGTCGTTGCGCTAAATCACGCTCATCACGTCATAAAAGATATTTTAAAGGGCAAGGCATAA